In one Dreissena polymorpha isolate Duluth1 chromosome 7, UMN_Dpol_1.0, whole genome shotgun sequence genomic region, the following are encoded:
- the LOC127839880 gene encoding sacsin-like, translated as MQQGSFVSLDKVVDIVVSSSEMPPEGLNEWAYSQGKVVVKENILLKDLYNFLELPHKNDLDLYVRNILPNMTHMPRQFWLAHVVYVKDHMLLTQLGRHFSKMQKRLIELVKNLPFIDIEGRFYCAHELYDRSHPVFATMLSEEQFLPAHFMDAIWKDFMEIIGLNIRPTGAMMLDYARQIARNGAMGVNEDLFAASDVIVSCLFGDFDDTFERDVFSSIKGIKFVVPYTISSEMENIFQAYCSKQFFICFEGSCSGTSADICWTSASLTKRDPDEKLMNFLEITQEPKVDSVIKHCQNICSVFEDDFKREQTQHQNKVFYMESIYRFLELNLRQINARLLESNPVILIPKEAMAKASNVFVSAPERVELRPYLYKVPHQFQRYIELFKILGASPEPTCLQYATVLRMIKDQFVNEEPPANILDVVSKAIQYFFESIPTKTGEVQKHLENITHLYLPNQKRMLMKSCELTVSDNDLYRQELEERCHLNIFLGFTELNIRFNHLIDPFELLPKALKPRLLTNDVEEVISTENMIEVYSAEAEHVQRFLCSDQFFEGLCRLIKHDEVQHGVYNQNFDDELQYNILLNIGIKEVSGLKIVLRYQGHIVEGVEIENEYNLQQTSRVDLESGNASVYYCLYYQTENSENTGNMNSALRAGLMFFIEMCTHKHLPRESLLLLQQILDLNREPDKISRFLDRKHIRNLDNISRRNVVVFPFPGTYVEERFYRFMVQQITPFREHEYKYVALEIENDENDDDANATRFIYAHIEKLIQSDNSSTLNLRYLVNIGYSRGGTIVVPIFRLFKFIPLTTVTSQEVVEYHSEPISSIPFDTNCQRIMDELQEAFENFNIQDRRRIIRRMLLRWHPDRNPDHEEYSKRVFFFIQNCILRLERGEQLNLQPEPQMPDMRGSRYWNVCVDATNTGHVHTRGYQENLQEFNRFNRRGPHRLSKYSPVPSLGEYRRWIGQAKLDFQTGQSHLNSAENHPDTYNWICYNCHQACEKALKAAWFKKDANKCRLREHSLVRIAEGLDGEIVQKHQCN; from the exons ATGCAACAAGGATCGTTCGTCAGTCTCGATAAAGTTGTAGATATTGTCGTGTCAAGCAGTGAAATGCCACCAGAAGGCTTAAACGAGTGGGCGTATAGTCAAGGAAAAGTGGTTGTAAAGGAAAACATTCTTTTGAAAGATCTTTACAATTTCCTCGAATTACCACACAAAAACGACTTAGATTTGTATGTTCGAAATATTTTGCCAAACATGACTCATATGCCAAGACAATTTTGGTTGGCTCATGTCGTATATGTGAAAGATCATATGTTGTTGACTCAATTGGGAAGACATTTTTCCAAAATGCAAAAGCGATTAATTGAGTTGGTAAAAAATCTTCCATTCATAGACATTGAAGGACGATTTTATTGTGCGCATGAGCTTTATGACAGGTCTCACCCCGTATTTGCTACAATGTTGTCAGAAGAGCAATTTTTACCTGCGCATTTTATGGACGCCATTTGGAAAGATTTTATGGAAATTATCGGGTTAAACATTCGCCCTACAGGCGCCATGATGCTGGATTATGCTAGGCAAATCGCACGAAATGGTGCAATGGGTGTGAATGAAGATTTATTCGCCGCATCTGATGTGATTGTGTCGTGTTTATTTGGAGATTTTGATGACACGTTTGAAAGGGATGTGTTTAGCAGCATTAAAGGTATAAAGTTTGTTGTTCCATACACAATTTCGTCGGAAATGGAAAACATTTTTCAAGCGTATTGCTCTAAAcaatttttcatctgttttgaggGATCTTGTAGTGGCACATCTGCAGACATTTGCTGGACAAGCGCTTCTCTCACCAAACGAGATCCAGATGAGAAATTAATGAACTTTTTAGAGATAACTCAAGAACCTAAAGTCGATTCTGTGATAaaacattgtcagaatatttgtagtGTTTTCGAAGATGATTTTAAGAGGGAACAAACCCAACACCAAAATAAGGTTTTTTACATGGAGAGTATATACAGGTTTCTGGAACTTAATTTGCGCCAAATAAACGCAAGACTTTTGGAAAGCAATCCTGTCATTTTGATACCGAAAGAAGCCATGGCCAAAGCGTCAAATGTATTTGTTTCAGCACCAGAAAGAGTAGAACTTCGACCATATCTATACAAAGTACCTCACCAATTTCAGCGTTATATTGAGTTGTTCAAGATACTTGGTGCATCGCCTGAGCCAACGTGCCTTCAGTATGCCACTGTTTTGCGAATGATAAAAGACCAATTCGTCAACGAAGAGCCTCCTGCTAATATATTGGATGTAGTTTCAAAAGCTATTCAGTATTTCTTCGAAAGTATTCCTACCAAAACTGGAGAGGTACAAAAACACTTGGAAAATATTACGCATCTGTACTTGCCAAACCAAAAACGAATGCTTATGAAGTCGTGTGAATTAACTGTATCGGATAACGACTTGTATAGACAGGAATTAGAAGAAAGGTGCCACTTAAATATTTTTCTAGGTTTTACTGAGTTAAACATTCGGTTTAATCATTTGATAGACCCATTTGAACTTCTCCCCAAAGCACTGAAACCACGTTTACTTACTAATGATGTCGAAGAAGTGATTTCCACAGAAAATATGATAGAAGTATATAGTGCAGAGGCAGAACATGTTCAACGTTTTTTATGTTCAGATCAGTTTTTTGAAGGACTGTGCAGATTAATAAAACATGATGAAGTACAGCATGGTGTATATAATCAAAACTTTGATGATGaattacaatataatatattgttaaatattggtaTTAAAGAGGTATCAGGTTTGAAAATTGTGTTGCGTTACCAAGGTCATATTGTAGAAGGTGTTGAGATTGAAAACGAGTATAACTTACAACAAACGTCAAGGGTTGACTTGGAGTCGGGAAATGCAAGTGTATATTACTGTCTTTATTATCAAACAGAGAATTCTGAAAATACTGGGAATATGAATAGTGCCTTAAGGGCaggtttaatgttttttatagaGATGTGCACACACAAACACTTACCGAGAGAATCGCTTTTGCTGTTACAACAGATTTTAGACTTAAATAGGGAACCCGATAAAATAAGTCGATTTTTAGACAGAAAACATATAAGAAATTTAGATAATATTTCAAGAAGAAATGTGGTTGTATTTCCATTTCCTGGTACCTATGTGGAGGAAAGATTTTACCGATTTATGGTCCAGCAGATAACACCGTTTCGAGAACACGAGTATAAATATGTTGCTTTAGAAATAGAAAACGATGAAAATGACGACGATGCAAATGCGACCCGTTTCATATATGCACATATCGAGAAATTAATCCAGTCGGACAATTCTTCAACGTTGAATCTTAGATATTTGGTTAATATTGGATATAGCCGTGGAGGAACTATTGTTGTGCCGATATTTCGACTTTTTAAATTCATACCCTTAACTACAGTCACCAGCCAGGAAGTTGTGGAATACCACTCTGAACCTATCTCGTCCATTCCGTTTGATACAAACTGTCAGCGTATTATGGATGAGCTACAAGAAGCCTTTGAAAACTTCAACATTCAGGACAGAAGACGAATAATCCGGCGCATGCTGTTGAGATGGCACCCAGATAGAAATCCAGACCATGAAGAATATTCAAAGCGTGTCTTTTTTTTCATTCAGAACTGTATTCTTAGACTCGAACGTGGCGAACAACTAAATCTACAACCGGAGCCGCAAATGCCAGACATGCGCGGTTCGCGATACTGGAACGTTTGCGTAGATGCAACAAATACAGGCCACGTTCATACGAGAGGTTACCAAGAAAATCTACAAGAGTTCAATAGGTTCAATAGAAGAGGGCCTCATAGGTTGTCTAAGTATTCTCCCGTTCCAAGCCTAGGGGAATATAGACGCTGGATAGGACAAGCTAAACTCGACTTTCAAACTGGTCAATCTCACTTGAATAGCGCAGAAAACCACCCTGACACATATAACTGGATATGTTATAATTGCCATCAG GCGTGTGAGAAGGCTCTGAAAGCTGCATGGTTTAAGAAAGACGCCAACAAATGCCGTTTGCGGGAGCATAGTCTTGTTAGGATCGCAGAAGGACTAGACGGTGAAATTGTTCAAAAG CATCAGTGCAATTAA